A single window of Ficedula albicollis isolate OC2 chromosome 8, FicAlb1.5, whole genome shotgun sequence DNA harbors:
- the ABCD3 gene encoding ATP-binding cassette sub-family D member 3 isoform X2, which translates to MFPVRLPGSKRSGKQALQNNEQKEGKKERAMVDRVFIARICRILKIMVPRTLCKETGYLLLIAVMLVVRTYCDIWMIQNGTVIESAIIGRSRKDFKKYLFNFIAAMPAISLVNNFLKYGLNELKLCFRVRLTRYLYEEYLKTYTYYKMGNLDNRIANPDQLLTQDVEKFCNSVVDLYSNLSKPFLDIVLYIFKLTSAIGAQGPASMMAYLIISGFFLTRLRRPIGKMTIIEQKYEGEYRYVNSRLITNSEEIAFYNGNLREKQTIHKTFRKLVEHLHNFILFRFSMGFIDTIIAKYLATVVGYLVVSRPFLNLSDPRHQNSTHAELLEDYYQSGRMLLRMSQALGRIVLAGREMTRLAGFTARITELMQVLKDLNSGKYQRTMISQEKDGEKKQPLSLIPGSGEIINSDNLIKFDHVPLVTPNGDVLIQDLNFEVRSGANVLICGPNGCGKSSLFRVLGELWPLFGGRLTKPVRGKLFYVPQRPYMTLGTLRDQVIYPDTLEDQKKKGISDQVLKEYLDNVQLGQILEREGGWDSVQDWMDVLSGGEKQRMAMARLFYHKPQFAILDECTSAVSVDVEGYIYSHCRKVGITLFTVSHRKSLWKHHDFYLHMDGRGNYEFKKITEDTVEFGS; encoded by the exons ATGTTCCCTGTGAGGTTGCCTGGCAG taAAAGAAGTGGAAAACAAGCACTACAGAATAATGAG caaaaagagggaaagaaggagcGAGCAATGGTGGACAGAGTGTTTATTGCACGAATATGTCGAATCCTGAAAATAATGGTCCCTAGAACACTTTGCAAAGAG ACAGGTTATTTGCTGCTTATTGCTGTGATGCTGGTAGTCCGAACTTACTGTGATATTTGGATGATTCAAAATGGAACAGTCATTGAAAG TGCTATCATTGGCCGCAGCAGAAAAGATTTCAAGAAATACTTGTTCAACTTCATTGCTGCAATGCCTGCT ATCTCTTTAGTGAATAACTTCCTGAAGTATGGCCTAAATGAACTGAAACTCTGCTTCCGAGTAAGACTTACCAGATACCTCTATGAAGAATATCTTAA aactTATACATACTACAAAATGGGAAACCTGGACAACAGAATAGCTAATCCAGATCAACTCCTTACACAGGATGTGGAAAAATTCTGTAATAGTGTAGTGGACCTGTACTCAAACCTTAGCAAG CCCTTCTTGGACATAGTTTTGTACATCTTCAAGCTAACAAGTGCAATAGGAGCACAG GGTCCGGCCAGCATGATGGCATACTTGATTATTTCAGGGTTTTTCCTTACACGTTTAAGGAGACCAATTGGCAAGATGACTATTATAGAACAGAAGTATGAAGGGGAGTACAGATATGTCAACTCACGGCTCATTACAAACAG tGAGGAAATTGCTTTTTACAATGGAAACTTGAGAGAAAAGCAGACTATTCACAAGACTTTCCGTAAGCTG GTGGAACACCTGCATAATTTCATCCTGTTCCGGTTCTCTATGGGTTTCATTGATACTATCATTGCCAAAT ACCTTGCCACTGTGGTTGGCTACCTGGTTGTTAGTCGTCCGTTTTTGAACCTGTCTGATCCTCGTCATCAGAATAGCACTCATGCAGAACTCTTGGAG GATTACTACCAAAGTGGAAGAATGTTACTGAGAATGTCTCAAGCTTTGGGCAGAATAGTCCTGGCAGGCCGTGAAATGACAAGATTGGCTGG TTTCACAGCTCGAATCACGGAATTAATGCAGGTTCTGAAGGACTTGAACAGTGGCAAATATCAGCGTACTATGATATCACAAGAAAAAG atggagagaaaaagcaaCCTTTGTCTTTGATACCTGGGTCTGGAGAAATTATCAACAGTGATAACCTTATCAA GTTTGATCACGTTCCATTGGTGACACCTAATGGAGATGTTTTGATTCAAGACCTTAACTTTGAG GTTCGATCTGGTGCAAATGTGCTGATCTGTGGGCCAAATGGCTGTGGGAAGAGCTCCCTGTTCCGTGTTCTTGGTGAG ttgtGGCCTTTGTTTGGTGGGCGTTTAACAAAACCTGTAAGAGGAAAGTTGTTCTATGTTCCTCAG AGACCATACATGACTCTTGGAACGCTCAGAGATCAAGTTATATATCCGGATACTTTGGAagatcagaaaaagaaagggatttCTGACCAG GTGCTGAAGGAGTACTTGGATAATGTCCAGCTGGGTCAAATCCTGGAACGTGAAGGAGGCTGGGATAGTGTTCAGGACTGGATGGATGTACTCAGCGggggagaaaaacagagaatgGCA ATGGCAAGGCTGTTCTATCATAAGCCCCAGTTTGCAATTCTGGATGAGTGCACCAGTGCTGTTAGTGTGGATGTAGAGGGCTACATTTACAGCCACTGCCGAAAG GTTGGCATCACTCTCTTCACTGTTTCCCACAGGAAGTCACTCTGGAAACATCATGAT ttctacTTGCATATGGATGGCCGAGGAAATTATGAGTTCAAGAAAATAACCGAAGACACAGTTGAATTTGGCTCTTAA
- the ABCD3 gene encoding ATP-binding cassette sub-family D member 3 isoform X1: MFPCEANLARSLTECYLSRLGSSKRSGKQALQNNEQKEGKKERAMVDRVFIARICRILKIMVPRTLCKETGYLLLIAVMLVVRTYCDIWMIQNGTVIESAIIGRSRKDFKKYLFNFIAAMPAISLVNNFLKYGLNELKLCFRVRLTRYLYEEYLKTYTYYKMGNLDNRIANPDQLLTQDVEKFCNSVVDLYSNLSKPFLDIVLYIFKLTSAIGAQGPASMMAYLIISGFFLTRLRRPIGKMTIIEQKYEGEYRYVNSRLITNSEEIAFYNGNLREKQTIHKTFRKLVEHLHNFILFRFSMGFIDTIIAKYLATVVGYLVVSRPFLNLSDPRHQNSTHAELLEDYYQSGRMLLRMSQALGRIVLAGREMTRLAGFTARITELMQVLKDLNSGKYQRTMISQEKDGEKKQPLSLIPGSGEIINSDNLIKFDHVPLVTPNGDVLIQDLNFEVRSGANVLICGPNGCGKSSLFRVLGELWPLFGGRLTKPVRGKLFYVPQRPYMTLGTLRDQVIYPDTLEDQKKKGISDQVLKEYLDNVQLGQILEREGGWDSVQDWMDVLSGGEKQRMAMARLFYHKPQFAILDECTSAVSVDVEGYIYSHCRKVGITLFTVSHRKSLWKHHDFYLHMDGRGNYEFKKITEDTVEFGS, encoded by the exons ATGTTTCCCTGTGAGGCAAACCTTGCCAGGAGCCTTACAGAATGCTACCTATCAAGACTAGGCAGTAG taAAAGAAGTGGAAAACAAGCACTACAGAATAATGAG caaaaagagggaaagaaggagcGAGCAATGGTGGACAGAGTGTTTATTGCACGAATATGTCGAATCCTGAAAATAATGGTCCCTAGAACACTTTGCAAAGAG ACAGGTTATTTGCTGCTTATTGCTGTGATGCTGGTAGTCCGAACTTACTGTGATATTTGGATGATTCAAAATGGAACAGTCATTGAAAG TGCTATCATTGGCCGCAGCAGAAAAGATTTCAAGAAATACTTGTTCAACTTCATTGCTGCAATGCCTGCT ATCTCTTTAGTGAATAACTTCCTGAAGTATGGCCTAAATGAACTGAAACTCTGCTTCCGAGTAAGACTTACCAGATACCTCTATGAAGAATATCTTAA aactTATACATACTACAAAATGGGAAACCTGGACAACAGAATAGCTAATCCAGATCAACTCCTTACACAGGATGTGGAAAAATTCTGTAATAGTGTAGTGGACCTGTACTCAAACCTTAGCAAG CCCTTCTTGGACATAGTTTTGTACATCTTCAAGCTAACAAGTGCAATAGGAGCACAG GGTCCGGCCAGCATGATGGCATACTTGATTATTTCAGGGTTTTTCCTTACACGTTTAAGGAGACCAATTGGCAAGATGACTATTATAGAACAGAAGTATGAAGGGGAGTACAGATATGTCAACTCACGGCTCATTACAAACAG tGAGGAAATTGCTTTTTACAATGGAAACTTGAGAGAAAAGCAGACTATTCACAAGACTTTCCGTAAGCTG GTGGAACACCTGCATAATTTCATCCTGTTCCGGTTCTCTATGGGTTTCATTGATACTATCATTGCCAAAT ACCTTGCCACTGTGGTTGGCTACCTGGTTGTTAGTCGTCCGTTTTTGAACCTGTCTGATCCTCGTCATCAGAATAGCACTCATGCAGAACTCTTGGAG GATTACTACCAAAGTGGAAGAATGTTACTGAGAATGTCTCAAGCTTTGGGCAGAATAGTCCTGGCAGGCCGTGAAATGACAAGATTGGCTGG TTTCACAGCTCGAATCACGGAATTAATGCAGGTTCTGAAGGACTTGAACAGTGGCAAATATCAGCGTACTATGATATCACAAGAAAAAG atggagagaaaaagcaaCCTTTGTCTTTGATACCTGGGTCTGGAGAAATTATCAACAGTGATAACCTTATCAA GTTTGATCACGTTCCATTGGTGACACCTAATGGAGATGTTTTGATTCAAGACCTTAACTTTGAG GTTCGATCTGGTGCAAATGTGCTGATCTGTGGGCCAAATGGCTGTGGGAAGAGCTCCCTGTTCCGTGTTCTTGGTGAG ttgtGGCCTTTGTTTGGTGGGCGTTTAACAAAACCTGTAAGAGGAAAGTTGTTCTATGTTCCTCAG AGACCATACATGACTCTTGGAACGCTCAGAGATCAAGTTATATATCCGGATACTTTGGAagatcagaaaaagaaagggatttCTGACCAG GTGCTGAAGGAGTACTTGGATAATGTCCAGCTGGGTCAAATCCTGGAACGTGAAGGAGGCTGGGATAGTGTTCAGGACTGGATGGATGTACTCAGCGggggagaaaaacagagaatgGCA ATGGCAAGGCTGTTCTATCATAAGCCCCAGTTTGCAATTCTGGATGAGTGCACCAGTGCTGTTAGTGTGGATGTAGAGGGCTACATTTACAGCCACTGCCGAAAG GTTGGCATCACTCTCTTCACTGTTTCCCACAGGAAGTCACTCTGGAAACATCATGAT ttctacTTGCATATGGATGGCCGAGGAAATTATGAGTTCAAGAAAATAACCGAAGACACAGTTGAATTTGGCTCTTAA